In Lolium rigidum isolate FL_2022 chromosome 3, APGP_CSIRO_Lrig_0.1, whole genome shotgun sequence, the genomic window TCCCTGGCGAGGCGGACCCTGTTCTTGATGCAGCCCCAGTGGGTGTCGGCGTCGGTGACCTTGAGCTGCTTGAAGTAGTCCTTGGTGGCGTCGATGACCGAGGCGTCGTCGCCCACCGTCTTCTTGAAGCACACGGGCGCCTCCGGTGCCGCGGGCTTGTTCTTGTCGCCGCCGTCCGCCACCTCCACCTTCTTcgcgccgccgtcctccgccgccacggccaccgccgccgccggcttctTCTCGCCGCCGTTCCCCTTCTCCATCGCGCTCGCCTTGGTTGGTGGTGGGCGGAGGCCTCGAGAGGAGAGGGCGGAGGAGGGTGGGTTCTGGAACCAGCCGGAAGGGGAGAGAACTTTTGCTGCGCTCTGGGAATGGAGGCTCGCTTTAATAGCCGGAAGCGGGATGGCTTGCAATTCACGAAAGCTGCGGAGAGGACGGGAGAGCCTCGCTGACATGCGGGTCCGCGGTCCCCCACAGTCACTGACGGATGGGACCCACGAGCTTCGGATTCTGCGGGGCAAAGCTGCCGTTCTCGTTCGTGTGTGACGCTGAGCGGTGGGCCAGCGCCTGCGGCTCCTCCGGGGTTTTGTCAGGGTTCTTCCGTTGCGCAGCTGCTCTCTTGCGCGAGAAGAtgaacttttttgaattttttctttTCCTTCCCGTTCGATTTTCTTGGGCGAGAGAATCTTGGAAAGGACTCGCTGACATGTGGGGTCCCGAGGCTTCCGCCGTGTTGTCCTTGGCGAGCTCCTGctgtggcagtttttttttttttgagagcaaccacatatatttcattaatcgaacaccaagttacatgaagcaacacatgtggaaactaaaagacaaaccgggataaaatgattatcctgaatttgcagataaaaacctaaaagatcgagaaatacaaaacgatctctaggatttcctgcaaccaccgttgccagcggccgccgtccaattccaacgccgccaagacgaacgcaagaagagacgccgaacctccaccattgcaagatccaaaaaagcaccatcgccaacgaggctttgtgagtcgatgaacaggcctgctgcaAGCAGCCGAGGCACATGTCGCCGTGGCACGTCGGCCGGGGACGTCCCCGTCCTGTCTTGGACCAAggtacgccgcctcccatcgacgaagtcggagaagaacgacataaccaccacctccggaccatcaTCTTCGCTccggaagaaccacctcgcccggcccccggcgccgtcgtggacaacgacaaacgccggtgacacgtcgagaaacggATCTCGCCGGATccgaagaacggcgagaagaccaagccgccgacctgaaagatcgacaagcacacgttgccaacaactccgagacgccaccgtgaaggtcgccgccggtgtgggagtggagttgtggcagatttatttgcccgggcgccgctcGCTCGTGAAGGAGGATCAGAGCGCGTGATACGGAACGCGCCGTGAAGGATGGTGTTGGTACTGgctaatgagccgatgacaaggcGGGCCCAACCTCATGGCCAGGAGTCGATCAGGTGCGGGTATGTAGCAGAGATGGTGGATGGAATCGATGGAGACGTGAGTCGTGAGAGCATCTCTAATAGACCCCGTAAAAGGCCCAAAATCGAAAAATAACCGTCACTTTACGGGTTCGGACCGAAAAAAGACGCCGATCAGTGACCGTAAACGAGcgaaaactaaaaaaaataggCTGTGTTCGGTTCGCTCcatcggcctgtatttgtagggccgacggagcgaaccgaacgcagcccgaacACAATTCCTAGTTTGCGCGCGAGGGAACTTTCAGCtcctcccaaccgccgccgccgccgatctgtGCGCCCTCACCTTCCTCTGCGCCGCCACCCTCCGATTTCGCTccgatgagtctcgaatcgaccccgccggccgccgttggTACCTCGCAGGCGTCGCCACCTTCTCCCGTGGTCGCCGCAGCTTCCGCCGCTCCTCCAACCACCCCGGTGATCCCTGCCATCCCTGCGACCCCAGCGGAGGAAGCAACGCCGGTGTCGGCGACGAGCGGGGtgaagcggcggcgcgcggggacgCATGTGGTCCCGCAATCCGCTGCGGCCACCGGTGATGTCTCGGCGGTGGCAACGAAGCTGAAGGCGCCCCGTGCGAGACCGAAGAGCGCGGGCCGCTAAACGACGAAAGTGAAGGCAGCGACGAGccgtggcgtcccgccgccgattcCCTCCACGCCCACGGCAAcaccgatggcgacgccgacgacggagGAAGCAAGCGTGACCGTCGCCCAGGACGTGCTCGACGAGGGGTCAACAAGGTACACATGAACTCTTCCTCCGTTTATTTGTTTGCGAGTAGATACTGAGGGCTCGTTCGATTAGGAAGAAGAACGCCTCGTACATGGAGATGTTGGACGAGGTGCAGATTAACCCACTCCCTCCGTTCGGCAATGGCATGGACGGAGCTGAGAACGACtacggggacgaggtggaagaaggggaagaatattctgttttacaatTTTGGTTTACGGGGTTCTGTTTTACGCCAGCCATTTTACGACCGAATACGCGAGTTCGGTGAACTAAACTCGCCTTTTTCGGTTCAACTTTTtacgggatctgctagagatgctctgacCAAGGTCGTGGGAGTCAAGTCGTCAAGAATTCAAGATGTGGTGGGGCAGCCAAAAGCTGACGTCGTGTAACTGACGGGCAGTGCCGCAGCGCATGCTTGTAGGAGTACCGCCGATCATGCCAACAGATCACGTTGAATGGACGGAGTGACAATATTCCACAAGTGACGGAGTGCTCTGCCACCGGTATTGATGAAAAGAGACTAGatcgtgtatttatattcaacataaAAGAAGGAATCAGAAGGGGACACCGATGATGACAAGTAGGAGAAGCGATGGAAGCGTAGGACTTCTCTAGTCGCAAGCTTTCACGCCACTATGGCAACGACTAAGGGATGATGTTAGAATACATGTACGGCTGAGAGTAGACTAGGATTAGATCTTATTCAAATACAACTCTTCTCCCCACAATATACCTCTATACATATCACACAGGGGCATTGCTATACAACACACACTTCTAGGGTTCTACAATTTCTACAAGtttaaatcccagatttgacactttggtgtctgatTAAAAAAGCAGAATATTTTTCACCGGGGTGTGACGTTTCCATCGATAGCTACACCAGTGGtgatttcgtcaatctcaagGTACGTTTCCATAGTCTCACGAAGATGCTCGTAGGGGCGGGATGTGCGTGTGTGCATTCATAGGGTGAGTGTATGTGTGTATGTGTGAGCGTCTACGTATGTACCGTGTTTCGTAGAAAAAAGGAGTAAAATAAACATGGCATATGTTGTATCTTGTAGACGTATAAAATTTCATTCCAAAATATGACCATATGTAACCTGTGCAAAAAAAAAGACTAAAGTGAATAATATTACAAAACCATTCACGTATCATTTCTCTTTTCTTGCAGAAGAGACAATTTTAAAATTTTTAGATGGAACTTTATAGATGCATAATACACAGCATAATACATGCTCCCAATTGTTTTGCATTTATTAAAAGCTTAACAGTGTGACATCCTACGACGGGTGCAGGCACAACTAGTTGCAAATGTAAGTTTCCATAATTTTATGGTTCTTTCAAATATGATTTTTGTGCTTCAAACTAAAGAGCTCCCTAGGCTTGGTCGTGGGGTTTTTGTGTGCACTACTATATTTAATATAATATTCGTTACAATTAATGCTTTTAATGGTCTATGCATGGTACAGTGTTGGGTGCGAACATGAAAAACCACTTCCACGAGTTTTCACCTAAATTATCATATGAAAAGATTCCAccatatatttattatttttgcaataagtgatgggattcgtagcatagaaaacaaaaaaattcctaccgcaggaacgaataacaagccaagatccaatctagaagatggtaacaacgagatgatcatgagactaaccctcgaagatttccaaagcctacaagattagatctcgttgttgctgtagtcgatcacttgccgctttcgaaaacgcgtagaagatcttgacggtgccacagtcgggcagcacctccgtactcggtcacacgtacggtgttgatgatgatgttcttctccccgttccagcgggcaacggatgtagtagatcctcctcggaatcccgccagcacgacggcgtggtgacgatggtggtgtagatctccggcagggcttcgccgtaagcaccgcgggagaattaggaggagggagtagctagggtttgggcgcagggtggtgctgcgactaGGGGAGCTAGGGCTACGACT contains:
- the LOC124697295 gene encoding uncharacterized protein LOC124697295, encoding MSARLSRPLRSFRELQAIPLPAIKASLHSQSAAKVLSPSGWFQNPPSSALSSRGLRPPPTKASAMEKGNGGEKKPAAAVAVAAEDGGAKKVEVADGGDKNKPAAPEAPVCFKKTVGDDASVIDATKDYFKQLKVTDADTHWGCIKNRVRLAREYVADKTGSVFGKKKVEPEVKVDGTPAPAAAAVEEGAKPAAAPATGGESH